From Candidatus Cloacimonadota bacterium, one genomic window encodes:
- a CDS encoding PIN domain-containing protein codes for MIAFLDTSSLIKLYHKEQNSELILQNLQLVNTIYLSELAKLEFRSAFFRKVRTKDIEEAKAKAVISLFERDSVKFEWINIDSMLIDKAKDLLFKYGKKGLRTLDSIQFASVLILQENDCLCFTEDKLLQELFKDANLKTY; via the coding sequence CAAAGAACAAAATTCAGAACTGATTCTTCAAAATCTTCAATTAGTTAATACAATATATTTATCGGAACTTGCGAAATTGGAATTTCGTTCCGCTTTTTTCAGAAAAGTCAGAACAAAAGATATTGAAGAAGCAAAAGCAAAGGCAGTAATTTCTCTTTTTGAAAGAGATTCTGTTAAATTTGAATGGATAAATATTGATAGTATGCTAATTGACAAAGCAAAAGATTTATTATTTAAATATGGGAAAAAAGGATTAAGAACGCTTGATTCAATTCAATTTGCTTCCGTATTAATTTTACAGGAAAATGATTGCCTGTGTTTTACAGAAGATAAATTGCTTCAAGAATTATTTAAAGATGCAAATCTTAAAACTTATTAA